One uncultured Pseudodesulfovibrio sp. genomic window carries:
- a CDS encoding sodium:solute symporter family protein: MINLDTLIVTLYVSGLFIFAIRLGRQQSLDDFMVMSRKAPFALVVFSIVSTWVGIGTTVATSASAYDKGISLGLSAACGGVLGIFAALKLAPKVKNFGDRHKAYTLADFFSIRYNSASRTIAAIFILSVYVMLTAAQFLGLSALLEVWTGIEANILVWFTAISTIIYTAFAGMRSDFYTDIIHFIVMAIVLFVVMLPLSYVKMGGYKPLLDLNSTYYDPFAYGGISFFIASLVFGCVSVFVTMEIWQRIYASSSLSAARNSLVVSLLIIVLFYAISTYFGLVCRALELDLASRDNALFTLMTTILPPGAFGLGLAAFIAIFISTINSTIMVAAATLSNDLIFPRLSLNNNPDRKLSIARLSTLFCGIIGLIISLLIPNLVALSVNALLMLLIIAPAIVGGFYFERPGNTSALLSMAAGAITLFIFLFLTPETAFVPAAGVSLITYIISAIFEKPKTKKVSYEHYS; this comes from the coding sequence ATGATTAATTTAGACACCTTGATTGTAACATTATATGTGTCGGGCCTATTTATTTTTGCGATTAGACTTGGTAGGCAACAATCATTAGACGATTTTATGGTGATGTCACGAAAAGCTCCTTTTGCCTTGGTTGTCTTTTCTATTGTCTCAACATGGGTTGGTATAGGAACAACAGTTGCTACAAGCGCATCAGCATATGATAAAGGCATATCTTTAGGGCTTTCTGCTGCATGTGGTGGGGTCTTAGGAATCTTTGCTGCGTTGAAACTCGCACCAAAAGTTAAAAACTTCGGAGACAGGCATAAAGCATATACGTTAGCAGATTTTTTTTCAATTCGTTACAATAGTGCAAGCAGAACTATCGCAGCAATCTTTATTCTATCCGTATATGTCATGTTAACGGCTGCACAATTCTTAGGACTTTCTGCTCTACTTGAAGTTTGGACCGGTATCGAGGCCAATATTCTTGTCTGGTTTACAGCTATTTCAACAATCATTTACACAGCTTTTGCTGGCATGCGTAGCGATTTTTACACTGACATCATTCATTTCATTGTAATGGCAATTGTCCTTTTTGTAGTGATGCTACCTTTATCGTATGTAAAAATGGGTGGCTATAAACCATTATTAGATCTTAATAGCACCTATTACGATCCATTTGCCTATGGAGGCATTTCATTCTTTATTGCTTCTTTAGTCTTTGGCTGTGTAAGCGTGTTTGTTACAATGGAAATTTGGCAAAGAATTTATGCTTCTTCGTCTCTCAGTGCAGCTAGGAATTCTTTGGTTGTATCTTTGCTTATTATTGTTTTATTTTACGCCATATCCACCTATTTCGGCCTAGTATGCAGAGCGCTTGAGCTTGATCTCGCTTCTAGAGATAATGCTCTATTCACACTAATGACAACAATCCTCCCCCCAGGAGCCTTTGGATTAGGTCTTGCTGCTTTTATAGCCATTTTCATTTCTACGATAAATTCTACAATTATGGTTGCCGCAGCGACACTATCGAATGACTTGATTTTTCCACGCTTAAGTTTGAATAATAACCCTGATCGAAAATTATCAATTGCCCGACTCTCTACCTTGTTTTGTGGCATAATCGGGCTAATCATTTCGTTGCTTATACCTAATTTGGTGGCCTTAAGTGTTAATGCTTTATTAATGCTTTTAATTATTGCACCAGCAATCGTCGGCGGTTTTTATTTTGAACGTCCTGGGAATACTAGCGCTTTACTATCGATGGCTGCAGGGGCTATCACTTTATTTATATTTCTTTTTTTAACGCCTGAAACAGCCTTTGTACCAGCTGCAGGAGTTAGCTTAATCACATATATAATCTCTGCTATTTTTGAAAAGCCAAAAACAAAGAAGGTCTCTTATGAACACTACTCCTAA
- a CDS encoding DUF2958 domain-containing protein: MTSKAKGLIPRMPRLYETEDTPAEEKLIWIHFFMGESHWYAVEFDGKDTFSGYVILNGDKQNAEWGYFSLSELTELRVGLFVVCVEDGWRMREFAEIMAERHGEGWNG, translated from the coding sequence ATGACGAGCAAGGCCAAGGGGCTGATTCCCAGGATGCCCCGGCTGTACGAGACCGAGGACACGCCCGCCGAGGAGAAGCTGATCTGGATTCATTTCTTCATGGGCGAGTCTCACTGGTATGCCGTCGAGTTCGACGGGAAGGATACCTTTTCCGGCTACGTCATCCTGAACGGCGACAAGCAGAACGCGGAGTGGGGGTATTTCTCGCTGTCGGAGCTGACTGAGCTTCGGGTGGGGCTTTTCGTGGTCTGCGTCGAGGACGGCTGGCGGATGCGGGAGTTCGCAGAGATCATGGCCGAACGGCATGGGGAGGGATGGAATGGCTGA